In Paenibacillus kyungheensis, the following are encoded in one genomic region:
- a CDS encoding WecB/TagA/CpsF family glycosyltransferase, translating to MKQWNTIPTVPIYGLQVSKMNMDDTVEYLEQSIKKGKPQQIITANPIMIMTALEQPRYMQVMKNAELLVPDGAGLVWAASTCGQPVAERVAGYDLLHRLMDRGQTLHWKVYLLGSTPEVIQATATRLKSLYPHTAIVGYRDGFFGPDQDAEIIAEIRRLSPDLLFVARGADTQEPWIGTYKQELGVPIIMGVGGSFDVISGKTKRAPKLFQKLRLEWFYRLLKEPTRYKRMLALPKFALKVLKDKENVVKVQ from the coding sequence ATGAAACAATGGAATACTATACCGACTGTTCCGATCTATGGTTTACAAGTATCTAAAATGAATATGGATGATACTGTTGAGTACCTCGAACAAAGTATCAAAAAGGGTAAACCACAACAGATTATTACAGCGAATCCGATTATGATTATGACAGCTTTAGAGCAACCGAGGTATATGCAAGTTATGAAAAATGCAGAATTATTAGTTCCTGATGGTGCAGGGCTGGTATGGGCGGCTTCAACTTGTGGTCAACCTGTTGCTGAACGTGTAGCTGGATACGATTTATTGCATCGCTTAATGGACAGAGGTCAGACCCTTCATTGGAAAGTATATTTGCTGGGTTCAACTCCTGAAGTGATTCAGGCAACAGCTACCCGGTTAAAAAGTTTATATCCTCATACTGCGATTGTTGGATATCGGGATGGTTTTTTTGGCCCTGATCAAGATGCAGAGATTATTGCAGAAATTCGACGGCTTTCACCTGACCTTTTGTTTGTAGCAAGAGGAGCAGATACGCAAGAACCGTGGATTGGTACATACAAGCAAGAATTGGGTGTTCCGATCATTATGGGCGTAGGAGGAAGCTTTGATGTGATCTCCGGTAAGACCAAACGTGCACCAAAATTGTTTCAAAAATTGCGTTTAGAATGGTTTTATCGCTTGTTAAAAGAGCCTACTCGTTACAAAAGAATGCTTGCGCTTCCGAAATTCGCATTAAAAGTGCTAAAGGACAAGGAAAACGTAGTAAAAGTTCAATAA
- the csaB gene encoding polysaccharide pyruvyl transferase CsaB, with product MATASTKIVISGYYGFRNSGDEAVLKSILNSLEDQGKQQGIQIEPIVLSGDPEWTSKMYGVRSVGRLKIREIRQLLKESDGLISGGGSLLQDSTGIMTIPYYLGIVRIAHWLRKPVFIYAQGVGPVQKKFFFSWIKNSFKKSAYVSVRDQESALLLEKMGLSRSKVEVVADPVMGLPLPVKQEPIHINPLNTIKEANIDSLPVVGISVRFWDKQRRELDGIADGLRLLSQELPVHLRFLPFHLPEDEQASQYVIDRIGDISDHGSVISSAEQVTDPQQMLVEVSRCHAIIGMRLHSLIYAASQSVPLIGISYDPKIDQFLNRLQIQATGTSTKVEPLQLAQETKALLDDQEGWRASKASLIELLKQDAASPARFIAHYYLAQR from the coding sequence ATGGCTACCGCTTCTACGAAAATCGTAATCTCTGGATACTATGGATTCCGCAATAGTGGAGACGAAGCGGTATTGAAATCGATTTTGAATTCACTGGAAGATCAGGGTAAACAGCAAGGTATTCAGATCGAGCCTATCGTATTGTCAGGTGATCCAGAATGGACTTCCAAAATGTATGGAGTACGTTCTGTAGGACGATTGAAGATTCGCGAAATTCGCCAACTGTTAAAAGAAAGTGATGGTCTAATCAGTGGTGGAGGTAGTCTTCTTCAAGACTCTACAGGGATTATGACGATTCCTTATTATCTTGGTATTGTTCGTATTGCTCACTGGTTACGTAAGCCAGTCTTTATTTACGCGCAGGGCGTAGGCCCTGTACAAAAGAAATTCTTTTTCTCTTGGATCAAAAATAGCTTCAAAAAAAGCGCATATGTATCTGTACGAGATCAAGAATCTGCTTTGTTACTAGAAAAAATGGGACTTTCTCGCTCGAAAGTTGAAGTTGTAGCTGATCCTGTCATGGGATTACCTTTACCTGTAAAGCAAGAACCTATTCACATTAACCCTTTGAATACTATAAAAGAAGCGAATATCGATTCGCTTCCTGTAGTTGGTATATCCGTTCGTTTTTGGGACAAACAACGTCGAGAATTGGATGGAATAGCAGACGGTTTGCGATTGCTCAGTCAAGAATTACCTGTTCATCTTCGGTTTTTACCGTTCCATTTGCCAGAAGATGAACAAGCTTCTCAGTATGTGATCGATCGTATTGGTGATATCAGTGATCATGGAAGTGTGATCAGCAGTGCAGAACAAGTGACCGATCCACAACAAATGTTAGTGGAAGTTAGCCGCTGTCATGCTATTATAGGTATGAGGCTTCACAGCCTGATCTATGCAGCATCTCAGTCGGTACCTTTAATCGGAATATCGTATGATCCCAAAATCGATCAATTTCTGAATCGGTTGCAGATCCAAGCAACAGGAACCAGTACCAAAGTAGAACCGTTACAATTGGCACAAGAAACGAAAGCATTGCTAGATGATCAAGAAGGATGGCGCGCAAGCAAAGCTTCTTTAATTGAATTACTCAAACAAGATGCTGCTAGCCCTGCTCGTTTTATTGCTCATTATTATTTAGCACAAAGGTGA
- a CDS encoding DUF5693 family protein, with the protein MVQKWQHWNNSSVKWLWILVIIGLVASLPIAFDRTKTESTSKNVEFVFNYRNLIDIASYQPHPQDYIKQQLLLLKDAGVGSVAVYQSNLSELQKSQRLNVYNSVDVANLQNQVIPQNENFTYVQFTSEENAQLLEPVLQRVYNSLGIAVVPWSFKGLPGVIIQTSTDEAGLKPLDPDPITMRMLHNMGFQIVPRLNDSLPYDQTRMNGLLSQFAEYGVKTILFDGESVTGFNDDIEKKSIANFAALLNQYHIGIAAIENLKKPQTGFSKLAYLMHYNVVRLYSLSESDSKLDPYTVADRFALAAKDRNIRMMYINLAVSRDTAKAQMTNSIDNVIKSLQTEGQAIQNIESHGFKIGPASAMDVSHSAFNKYFKLLVLIGAIAYIALLVSYFVRRLTLIVFVLGLIGSAGMILIHQALILEQGIALLAAISAPTIAMIYAVRKVDRLYETRHQLSASQRVIQAVILFIRTSLWSLTGALFIIGLLNDITYQLVINQFRGVSLLHFAPIALIAVYIAFYRGKQSFGIGGIRKVLTTPITLTWIIVLGIVGIVGMYYLSRTGNAGTVTPLEMHFRNALESLLGVRPRNKEFLMAHPLFILGVFIAAKYRHAIYIMIIACIGQLSMVDTFAHIHSPVHISLIRGLLGMGLGLILGLVAVIVWQILERCWKKWLPLLRKS; encoded by the coding sequence GTGGTTCAGAAATGGCAGCATTGGAATAATTCTTCTGTGAAATGGTTATGGATATTGGTGATTATTGGTTTGGTGGCTTCGTTGCCTATCGCTTTTGATCGTACCAAAACCGAGTCAACGTCCAAAAATGTGGAGTTTGTTTTTAATTATCGTAATCTGATCGATATTGCATCGTATCAGCCTCATCCCCAGGATTATATCAAGCAACAGCTTTTATTGCTTAAGGATGCAGGCGTAGGTTCTGTAGCTGTATACCAAAGTAATTTAAGTGAATTGCAAAAATCACAACGTCTTAATGTGTATAATTCTGTGGATGTGGCTAATCTCCAAAATCAGGTGATTCCACAAAATGAAAATTTTACATATGTCCAATTTACAAGTGAAGAAAATGCGCAATTATTAGAGCCGGTTCTTCAGCGTGTATACAATTCATTGGGCATTGCTGTCGTACCCTGGAGCTTTAAAGGATTACCAGGTGTTATTATTCAGACTTCTACGGATGAAGCTGGACTAAAACCGCTCGATCCTGATCCGATTACAATGCGGATGCTTCATAATATGGGATTCCAGATTGTCCCTCGTTTGAATGATTCATTACCATATGACCAGACGCGTATGAATGGATTGCTAAGTCAATTTGCTGAGTACGGGGTCAAAACGATTCTTTTTGATGGTGAATCTGTTACTGGTTTTAATGACGATATTGAGAAGAAAAGTATCGCTAACTTTGCAGCATTGTTAAATCAATATCATATCGGTATCGCTGCGATTGAAAACTTAAAAAAACCACAAACTGGTTTTAGTAAATTAGCGTATCTTATGCATTATAACGTTGTTCGTTTGTATTCATTAAGCGAATCTGATTCTAAGCTTGATCCGTATACAGTAGCTGATCGTTTTGCACTAGCTGCAAAAGATCGCAATATTCGGATGATGTATATCAATTTGGCAGTATCTCGTGATACCGCTAAAGCTCAAATGACTAACTCTATTGATAATGTTATTAAAAGTTTGCAAACAGAAGGACAGGCTATTCAGAATATCGAAAGTCATGGTTTCAAAATTGGACCTGCGTCTGCTATGGATGTCAGTCATTCTGCTTTCAACAAATACTTCAAATTGCTTGTCTTAATTGGAGCTATTGCTTACATTGCTTTGTTAGTGTCTTATTTTGTACGTCGTTTAACATTAATTGTGTTCGTGCTTGGATTGATCGGAAGTGCGGGAATGATTCTTATTCATCAGGCACTTATTTTAGAGCAAGGTATCGCTTTACTTGCAGCTATTAGTGCACCGACGATTGCAATGATCTATGCGGTACGTAAAGTTGATCGCTTGTACGAAACAAGACATCAATTATCAGCAAGCCAACGTGTCATTCAAGCGGTTATCTTATTTATTCGTACATCGCTTTGGTCGTTAACAGGGGCGTTATTCATTATTGGGCTTCTGAATGATATTACGTATCAACTGGTGATTAATCAATTCCGCGGCGTAAGTTTACTACACTTTGCACCTATCGCTTTGATCGCGGTATATATCGCTTTCTACCGTGGCAAACAAAGTTTTGGTATAGGTGGTATCCGCAAAGTATTAACCACTCCAATTACTTTAACTTGGATTATTGTATTAGGAATTGTAGGGATTGTAGGAATGTATTATCTTTCTCGTACAGGAAATGCAGGAACAGTAACACCACTTGAAATGCACTTCCGTAATGCACTGGAAAGCTTGCTGGGCGTTCGTCCACGTAACAAAGAATTTTTGATGGCACATCCATTATTTATCTTAGGTGTATTTATTGCAGCTAAATACCGTCATGCAATTTACATTATGATTATTGCTTGTATTGGTCAATTATCAATGGTTGATACATTTGCTCATATTCATTCACCTGTTCATATTTCATTGATTCGTGGTTTACTTGGAATGGGACTTGGTTTGATTCTTGGATTGGTTGCTGTTATCGTATGGCAAATCCTTGAAAGGTGTTGGAAAAAATGGCTACCGCTTCTACGAAAATCGTAA